The following DNA comes from Nitrospira sp..
GCTTTTCTGGGTGTGACGGCGCGGGAGGCAGAGGTCGTCGGATGGGTGGCGAAAGGGTTAACCAACAAGGCCATTGCATCGCAGTTAGAGATCAGTTCCCGAACAGTTCAAAAGCACATGGAGCGGATGTTTAGAAAGCTCGGTGTCCGCTCTCGTGCCGAATTGGTGACGCGAGTGTACCTGGATATGGCTCGGAATCACAGTGGGTAGAAGTACGAAT
Coding sequences within:
- a CDS encoding helix-turn-helix transcriptional regulator, with amino-acid sequence MQRPEAVPEAYVQGAGSAPDLLAREPLRRAFLGVTAREAEVVGWVAKGLTNKAIASQLEISSRTVQKHMERMFRKLGVRSRAELVTRVYLDMARNHSG